One genomic segment of Thermanaerothrix sp. includes these proteins:
- the ftsH gene encoding ATP-dependent zinc metalloprotease FtsH — translation MGKIAKNLGLYLVLIVLVVSLVNVFLSPNGGGKQPDVVPYSDFIKAVNAGLVKKVSIDDIGIRGVAKDGREFRTYSLDNGSLAKTLVDKGVEVDVVPPQRTPWWANLMSSLFPTLLLIGAWIFILYNMQGGGSKVMSFAKSKAKLFLDNRPKVTFSDVAGCDEAKEELKEVVEFLKDPGRFARLGAKVPRGVLLLGAPGTGKTLLARAVAGEADVPFFSISGSDFVEMFVGVGAARVRDLFDQARRYQPCIIFIDEIDAVGRHRGAGLGGGHDEREQTLNQLLVEMDGFDAGSGIILIAATNRPDILDPALLRPGRFDRHVVVDRPDVNGRLAILKVHVRDKRLDDSVNLDVIARRTPGFVGADLANLVNEAALLAGRRGKDVLSMAEFEEAIDRVIAGPERKSRVISKKEREIIAYHESGHALVAKLLPGCDPVHKISIIPRGHKALGYTLQLPEEDRFLISKEEILQRISVLLGGRVAESIVFNDVTTGAQNDLERATQLARQMVTEFGMSEKLGPVTLGRKQHEVFLGRDIVEDRNYSEEVAYAIDQEVRRIVDQCYDKAKNLLEENRPKLESIARLLLEREVIEAEELEALLNGGPSFPLSSAGGDSAEAKESDGEQEANGEGFGQPQAEMA, via the coding sequence TTGGGAAAGATAGCGAAGAATCTGGGATTATACCTGGTGCTGATCGTCCTTGTGGTGAGCCTTGTAAACGTTTTTCTCTCCCCTAACGGTGGGGGGAAGCAGCCGGACGTGGTTCCCTACAGCGACTTCATAAAAGCCGTAAACGCTGGTTTGGTTAAGAAGGTCTCCATAGACGATATTGGCATAAGGGGAGTGGCTAAGGATGGCAGGGAGTTTAGAACCTATTCCCTTGACAACGGCAGCTTAGCTAAGACCCTTGTTGACAAGGGGGTGGAGGTTGATGTGGTTCCGCCACAGCGCACGCCTTGGTGGGCCAACCTTATGTCCTCTCTGTTTCCGACCCTTTTGTTGATAGGTGCGTGGATATTCATCCTCTACAACATGCAGGGCGGCGGCAGCAAGGTTATGAGCTTTGCTAAGAGCAAGGCTAAGCTTTTCTTGGATAACCGTCCAAAGGTTACTTTCAGTGATGTGGCTGGGTGCGATGAGGCTAAGGAGGAGCTCAAGGAGGTTGTGGAGTTCCTCAAGGACCCCGGCCGTTTTGCTCGGCTTGGCGCCAAGGTGCCAAGGGGAGTCCTGCTCCTGGGGGCTCCTGGAACTGGGAAGACCCTTTTAGCCAGGGCGGTGGCTGGCGAAGCGGACGTGCCGTTCTTCAGCATAAGCGGCTCTGATTTCGTGGAGATGTTTGTTGGGGTAGGGGCTGCCCGGGTTAGGGACCTGTTTGATCAGGCCAGGCGCTACCAGCCTTGCATAATCTTCATAGATGAGATAGACGCGGTTGGCCGTCACAGGGGGGCTGGTTTAGGTGGAGGGCACGATGAGCGGGAACAAACCCTAAACCAGTTGCTGGTTGAGATGGATGGTTTCGATGCGGGAAGCGGGATAATACTCATCGCTGCCACTAACAGGCCGGATATTTTGGATCCAGCGCTGTTGAGGCCCGGTCGTTTCGATAGGCATGTGGTGGTTGACAGGCCAGATGTTAACGGTAGGCTTGCCATACTTAAGGTTCATGTCAGGGATAAACGCTTAGATGATTCTGTGAACCTGGATGTGATAGCCCGCAGAACCCCTGGGTTTGTGGGAGCTGATCTGGCTAACTTGGTCAACGAGGCTGCTCTTTTGGCGGGACGCAGGGGTAAGGACGTGCTCTCCATGGCGGAGTTTGAGGAGGCCATAGACAGAGTAATAGCAGGTCCTGAGAGGAAGTCCCGAGTTATCAGCAAGAAGGAAAGGGAGATCATAGCCTATCACGAGTCCGGACATGCTTTGGTGGCGAAGCTGCTGCCAGGATGTGACCCGGTGCACAAGATATCCATAATTCCTAGGGGACATAAGGCTTTGGGATACACTCTTCAGTTGCCTGAGGAGGACCGTTTCCTGATATCTAAGGAGGAAATTCTCCAGCGGATATCGGTTCTTTTGGGCGGTAGGGTGGCGGAGTCAATAGTTTTTAACGACGTTACGACGGGAGCTCAGAATGACCTGGAGCGGGCGACCCAGCTGGCCCGCCAGATGGTTACCGAGTTTGGCATGAGTGAAAAGCTAGGCCCCGTTACCCTTGGAAGGAAGCAGCACGAGGTGTTTCTTGGAAGGGACATAGTCGAAGATCGTAATTACAGCGAGGAAGTGGCTTACGCCATAGATCAGGAAGTGCGGCGGATAGTGGATCAGTGTTACGATAAGGCAAAGAACCTCCTGGAAGAGAACCGGCCTAAGCTAGAGAGCATAGCGAGATTGCTTCTTGAAAGAGAGGTAATAGAGGCCGAAGAGCTGGAGGCCTTGCTTAACGGAGGTCCGTCCTTTCCATTAAGTTCTGCTGGTGGGGATAGCGCTGAAGCAAAAGAAAGCGACGGGGAACAAGAAGCGAATGGAGAGGGGTTTGGCCAGCCGCAGGCCGAGATGGCGTAG
- the uvrB gene encoding excinuclease ABC subunit UvrB has product MSRFVLKSPWPPAGDQPKAIDLLVEGVRSGLSKQTLLGVTGSGKTFTMAKVIEALQRPALVLAHNKTLAAQLYSEFKEFFPENAVQYFVSYYDYYQPEAYLPAQDVYIEKDASINDRIEKLRLAATKALVERRDVIVVASVSCIYGLGKRKNYEDAIFRFRRGEIYPRREFMGRLVDIFYARNDVAFEPGTFRVRGDAIDVYPSYSDTALRVVFMDDEVEEILEIDSLTLKTIERKEEGAVFPAQHYVTDKESLGRALRAIEEELQHRLKELKDNGKLLEAQRLESRTRYDIEMLAQVGYCSGIENYSRHLEGRLPGEPPGTLMDFFPDDYLLFIDESHITIPQVRGMYNGDRARKEVLVEHGFRLPSCLDNRPLRFDEFEEYMKTVFFVSATPGDYELSISQRVVEQIIRPTGVLDPVVEVRPASNQVEDLIGELRAEQDMGGCCLVTTLTKRSAEDLSQYIEGMGIKVRYIHGDLNAFERAELLRDLRARIFSTLVGVNLLREGIDLPEVSLVAILEADKEGYLRSFRSLIQMIGRAARNNAGRVILYGDSVTESMRRAMEETLRRRRIQEDYNNKMGIEPRSVVKEIRSLLPEDLQTNSGSKVESSEGLIDVEEMERLMWEAVARLDFEEAARLRDSIAMISERGKKIGGHDKDKRGKATQPSRGRRRHS; this is encoded by the coding sequence TTGAGCCGCTTTGTGCTGAAGAGCCCATGGCCTCCCGCCGGTGACCAGCCAAAGGCCATAGATCTTTTGGTGGAAGGCGTGAGGAGCGGTTTATCCAAGCAGACGCTGCTGGGGGTTACGGGCAGCGGTAAGACATTTACCATGGCTAAAGTTATAGAGGCCCTTCAGAGGCCTGCTCTGGTATTGGCCCACAACAAGACCTTGGCGGCCCAGCTATACTCGGAGTTTAAGGAGTTCTTCCCGGAGAATGCGGTTCAATACTTCGTTAGTTACTATGACTACTATCAGCCCGAGGCATATCTTCCCGCTCAAGACGTTTACATTGAGAAGGATGCCTCCATAAATGACCGCATAGAGAAGTTACGGCTGGCCGCCACAAAGGCTCTTGTGGAGCGCAGGGATGTGATAGTTGTGGCCAGCGTCTCCTGCATATACGGACTTGGCAAGAGGAAGAACTACGAGGACGCAATCTTTAGATTTCGTAGGGGAGAAATTTACCCAAGGAGAGAATTTATGGGTCGCCTTGTGGATATATTCTACGCAAGAAACGATGTGGCTTTTGAGCCCGGTACCTTTCGTGTCAGGGGAGATGCCATAGACGTATATCCGTCCTACAGTGATACTGCCCTTAGGGTTGTGTTTATGGATGATGAAGTAGAGGAGATATTGGAGATAGACTCATTGACTTTAAAAACCATTGAGAGGAAAGAAGAAGGGGCGGTGTTCCCGGCCCAACATTATGTAACCGATAAGGAATCCCTTGGAAGGGCCCTGAGGGCCATTGAAGAGGAGCTTCAACATAGATTGAAGGAGCTTAAGGATAATGGCAAGCTCCTTGAGGCCCAGCGGTTGGAATCTAGGACCCGATATGACATCGAGATGTTGGCCCAAGTAGGCTACTGTTCTGGCATAGAAAACTATTCCAGGCATCTGGAGGGAAGGTTGCCGGGGGAACCTCCAGGTACCCTGATGGACTTCTTTCCAGATGATTACCTCTTATTCATAGATGAATCCCACATAACCATACCGCAGGTTAGGGGTATGTACAATGGAGACAGAGCTCGTAAAGAGGTGCTTGTAGAACATGGCTTCCGATTGCCCTCCTGTTTAGATAACAGGCCCCTCAGGTTTGATGAGTTTGAAGAATACATGAAAACCGTTTTTTTTGTGTCAGCAACGCCTGGAGATTATGAGTTGTCCATCAGCCAGAGGGTGGTGGAGCAGATAATTCGTCCCACCGGCGTTTTGGATCCCGTGGTGGAGGTCCGTCCAGCCTCGAACCAGGTGGAGGACCTTATCGGTGAGCTTCGGGCCGAGCAGGACATGGGTGGATGCTGCCTTGTTACGACCCTTACTAAACGTTCTGCCGAAGACCTTTCTCAGTATATAGAGGGTATGGGAATAAAAGTTAGGTACATACACGGTGACCTCAATGCCTTTGAGAGGGCGGAGCTCCTCCGCGACCTAAGGGCTCGAATCTTTTCAACCTTGGTGGGGGTTAACCTTTTAAGAGAGGGCATAGACCTACCTGAGGTGTCGTTGGTTGCCATATTGGAGGCCGATAAAGAGGGTTATTTGAGGTCCTTTAGGTCTTTGATACAGATGATAGGAAGGGCTGCGAGGAACAATGCCGGCCGGGTGATCCTTTATGGGGATTCAGTTACCGAAAGCATGAGGCGTGCCATGGAGGAGACGCTGAGGAGGCGCAGGATTCAGGAGGATTATAACAATAAGATGGGGATCGAGCCCCGTTCAGTGGTTAAGGAGATACGGTCACTGCTGCCCGAAGATTTGCAGACAAATTCAGGATCCAAGGTTGAGTCGTCTGAGGGTTTGATTGATGTGGAGGAGATGGAGAGGCTTATGTGGGAGGCGGTGGCGAGGCTTGATTTCGAGGAGGCCGCCAGGCTTAGGGACAGCATAGCCATGATATCGGAAAGAGGGAAGAAAATTGGAGGACATGATAAGGATAAGAGGGGCAAGGCAACACAACCTTCAAGGGGTAGACGTAGACATTCCTAA
- the hpt gene encoding hypoxanthine phosphoribosyltransferase yields MGYEIDSVLVTREQISDRIKVLGRQISDRYRGKPLVMVGILKGAVMFLSDLARELDRDLNVSFDFMSVSSYGNATESSGVVRILKDLDSDVRGKCVLIVEDIVDSGLTVSYLLQVLRQRSPESLSVCALLDKPERRKVEVPIDFRGFIIPDRFVVGYGIDAGGKWRHLPEICSVKVLDD; encoded by the coding sequence ATGGGCTATGAGATAGATTCCGTCTTGGTGACCAGGGAACAGATATCCGATAGAATCAAAGTTTTAGGAAGGCAGATATCCGATCGTTACCGCGGCAAGCCCTTGGTAATGGTGGGTATACTCAAGGGAGCTGTGATGTTCCTTTCAGACCTTGCAAGAGAACTGGATAGAGACCTTAACGTATCCTTCGATTTCATGTCCGTGTCCTCTTACGGGAATGCCACGGAGTCCAGCGGAGTGGTTAGGATATTGAAAGACCTGGATTCTGATGTAAGAGGGAAGTGTGTTTTAATCGTGGAGGATATAGTTGATAGCGGGCTGACCGTATCTTATCTCCTCCAGGTGCTTCGCCAGAGATCTCCGGAGAGCCTTTCTGTTTGTGCCTTGCTGGATAAGCCTGAACGGCGCAAGGTTGAGGTGCCAATCGATTTCAGAGGGTTTATCATCCCGGATAGATTTGTGGTGGGTTATGGCATAGATGCGGGGGGTAAGTGGAGACACCTTCCTGAGATATGCTCCGTGAAAGTACTGGATGACTGA